Proteins found in one Brevibacillus brevis genomic segment:
- a CDS encoding molecular chaperone HscC, with protein MTTIGIDLGTTNSLVAYWTENGPVLIPNALGETLTPSVVSVDENGEILIGKIARERLLTHPDRTASTFKRFMGTEKRYQLGRYSFSAEDLSSFVIKSLKADAEAHLGHPVHEAVISVPAYFNDTQRKATKRAAELAGLKVERLISEPTAAAISYGLHQEESETQFLVFDLGGGTFDVSILEMFEGVMEVKSIAGDNFLGGEDFTDLIASYFIEAHRLDINTLDSKARSSIHKQAELCKRALFVDQEGKMSVNIQGELVESTLSRNQLEDLAFPLLQRLRQPIERALRDASISPRELDAIVLIGGATRMPLIKSIVSKIFGRLPYSHINPDEAVALGTAIQAALKERNEALNELVLTDVCPYTLGTGIVQTMANGKHEDGYFFPIIERNTPIPVSRVERLYTVLDYQRSILVDVYQGESRRVEHNLKLGELDVKVPPAKKGEESIDVRYTYDINGILEVEVTVVSTGVKTKAVIEKNPGSLSPKEIEERFQALQNIKIHPRERTENRLLLAKGERMYEEALGENRMIIANCLRRFESVLSTQNDRDIAKAAEELKQQLDMFEGWNEY; from the coding sequence ATGACCACCATAGGAATTGATTTGGGCACGACGAACAGTCTGGTGGCCTACTGGACTGAAAATGGACCCGTGCTCATTCCAAACGCGCTCGGAGAAACACTGACTCCTTCTGTTGTCAGCGTCGATGAGAATGGCGAGATCTTGATTGGAAAAATCGCCAGAGAGCGTCTCTTGACTCACCCAGATCGAACAGCTTCTACCTTCAAACGGTTTATGGGGACAGAAAAAAGATACCAACTGGGGAGATATTCCTTTTCTGCCGAAGATCTTTCCTCCTTTGTGATTAAATCTTTGAAGGCGGATGCAGAGGCTCATTTAGGGCATCCCGTTCACGAAGCGGTTATCAGTGTGCCTGCCTATTTCAACGACACACAACGCAAAGCAACCAAGCGAGCAGCAGAGCTTGCTGGACTAAAAGTGGAGCGCTTAATCAGCGAACCGACTGCTGCCGCGATCTCATATGGGCTCCATCAGGAGGAATCGGAGACACAATTCCTCGTATTCGATTTAGGTGGCGGAACGTTTGACGTTTCTATTTTGGAAATGTTCGAAGGTGTGATGGAAGTAAAATCAATCGCTGGAGACAACTTTTTGGGCGGCGAAGACTTTACCGATCTGATCGCCTCTTATTTCATAGAAGCCCATCGACTCGATATCAACACGCTGGACAGTAAAGCGCGTTCGTCCATTCACAAACAAGCTGAGTTGTGCAAGCGTGCCTTGTTTGTGGACCAAGAAGGGAAAATGAGTGTCAATATCCAGGGAGAGCTGGTTGAATCGACTCTCAGCCGGAATCAGCTGGAAGATCTCGCGTTTCCCCTGCTGCAACGACTGCGTCAGCCAATCGAGCGCGCTTTGAGAGACGCCTCCATCTCACCTCGGGAATTGGACGCAATCGTGCTTATTGGTGGTGCGACGCGGATGCCGCTTATCAAGTCCATCGTAAGCAAAATATTTGGGCGACTGCCCTATTCCCATATTAATCCCGATGAGGCTGTTGCATTGGGAACAGCGATTCAAGCAGCACTCAAGGAACGCAACGAGGCGTTAAACGAGCTAGTTTTAACAGATGTTTGCCCATACACACTCGGTACGGGTATTGTACAAACCATGGCAAACGGCAAACACGAGGATGGCTACTTCTTTCCGATCATCGAGCGCAATACGCCAATCCCGGTCAGCCGGGTAGAACGGTTATACACCGTTCTCGATTATCAACGCTCCATTCTCGTTGACGTGTATCAAGGCGAAAGCCGACGGGTCGAACATAACCTCAAACTTGGCGAACTGGATGTAAAAGTTCCCCCTGCCAAAAAGGGCGAGGAGTCTATCGATGTTCGTTATACATATGATATCAACGGGATTCTCGAAGTCGAAGTGACTGTCGTATCTACAGGGGTCAAAACCAAGGCCGTCATCGAAAAAAACCCGGGCAGCCTTTCACCAAAAGAAATTGAGGAGCGTTTTCAAGCCCTCCAAAACATTAAGATCCACCCCAGGGAACGAACCGAAAATCGATTGCTTCTGGCAAAAGGCGAGCGTATGTATGAAGAAGCGTTGGGCGAAAACCGTATGATCATTGCGAATTGCTTACGCCGATTTGAAAGTGTCCTGTCCACCCAAAATGATAGAGACATTGCCAAAGCAGCAGAAGAATTGAAGCAACAGCTGGACATGTTTGAAGGGTGGAATGAGTATTAA